ACGGGCATCGCCCTGTGCTCTCAAACGCAGAAACCCGGGGAATTCCAATGGCAACAGAGACGTTTGTCGTCGCCTACGAGAATAAGGAAGGTGATGACGGCCTGCTCGATTATGCAATCGCGCGGGCCAAGAAGGACGATGCGGCCTTGCTGCTTGTCCATATCCTTGAATGGTCGCCCTACAAGTTCCTGACGCCTCAGGAAATCGAGGAGCGCCACGCCCGCCGCAAGCAGGAAATGGCGCGGGCCAGGGAAGTGATGCTCGATCCGGCGCTCGCCAAGGTGCACGCCGCCGGGCTCGAGGGCGACTGCCGCATCCGCTACGGATCGGTGGTCGAACTGGTGGCCGAAATCGCGTCTGAGGCGGGCGCGAGCATGATCTTCGTCGGCAGGTCCGGCACGCAGTCCATGGCCGCACGTATCTTTGGATCGGTGCCCCTTGGCCTTGCGCAGGTCGCCCCCGTGCCAACCGTCATCGTGCCCTGAGCCGCTGGAGACCCGTCATGAAACCCATTCAAATCGCCCTTCGCGTCGGCCTTCCGGCCCTCGGCGCGACGCTCGCCGCCCTTCCCGTCCAAGCGCAGGAGGCGGCGCAGACCCTCGACGATCGGATCAACGAGGTTGTCGGCCGCTTTACCACCCCCTTCGTCAACTTCATCTTCGCCCCCTTCCCAGGCACATCCTTCCCGTGGATCGTGCTTTGGCTGGTGGTCGCGGCGACGATCTTCACGCTCTATTTCGCCTTCGTGCAGTTCCGCGCCTTCCCGCATTCGATCGCGCTGGTGTCAGGCAAGTATTCCGATCCCGATGACGCCGGCGAGGTCAGCCACTTCCAGGCCCTCGCCACGGCGCTTTCGGGCACGGTCGGTCTTGGCAATATCGCCGGTGTGGCCGTGGCCGTGTCGATCGGCGGACCCGGCGCGACCTTCTGGATGATCCTCGCGGGTCTCATGGGGATGGCGTCCAAGTTCACCGAATGCACGCTCGGCGTGAAATACCGCAATGAATACGCCGACGGCACCGTCTCGGGTGGACCGATGTACTACCTCAGCAAGGGCATGGCGGAGCGCGGATTTGCCGGCTTCGGCAAGGTGCTGGCGATCTGCTTCTCGATCGTCTGCGTGCTCGGCTCGCTGGGGGGCGGCAACATGTTCCAGGCCAACCAGGCGCATGCGCAGCTCGCCAATATCATCGGCGACTACCCGGGCTGGATCACCGGTGTGATCTTCGCGGCCATCGTCTTTGCGGTGATCATCGGCGGCCTGAAAAGCATCGCGCAGGTCACCGAGAAGATCGTTCCCTTCATGGGCGTGCTCTACGTCGGCACGGCGCTGATCATCATCTTGATGAACTATGACCGGATCGGCTGGGCACTTGGCCAGATTTTCGACGGCGCCTTCACCGGGCTCGGCGTCGCGGGCGGGCTCGTCGGCGCGCTGATCCAGGGCTTCAAGCGGGCGGCCTTCTCGAACGAGGCGGGCGTCGGCTCCGCGGCCATCGCCCACTCGGCGGTGCGCACCAAGGAGCCGATCACCGAGGGGTTCGTGTCGCTGCTCGAGCCCTTCATCGACACGGTGGTGATCTGCACCATGACCGCGCTGGTCATCGTGATCACCGGCGTGCTGCAAGTGGACGCGGAGACCGGCCAGTACATCTGGAACGCCGAGCTGGGCCGTGTCGAGACCCTGGGCGACGTCTCGGGCGTGGCGCTGACCTCAGCGGCCTTCGGATCCGCCATCTCGTGGTTCCCCTACGTGCTGGCGCTGGCGGTGATCCTCTTCGCCTTCTCGACGATGATCTCCTGGAGCTACTACGGGCTCAAGGCCTGGACCTACATGTTCGGCGAAGGCAAGTTCCAAGAGGTGAGCTTCAAGGTCCTGTTCTGCATCTTCGTCATCATCGGCGCGGCGATGAACCTCGGCCCGGTGATCGACTTCTCGGATGCGGCGATCTTCGCGATGGCGCTCTTCAACATCGTGGGCCTCTACTTCCTGATGCCGATCGTGAAGGCCGAGATGAACAGCTACATGAGCCGGCTGAAGTCGGGCGAGATCAAGCGCTACGCCTGAGCCCCGACACGACACGGCACGACGGAACACGAAGGGGGCGCCGAAAGGCGCCCCCTTTTTACTTGGAACAGAGCCTTACTTCGCAGCCAGCAGTTCCGGCACCTCGAGCAGGATGAACTCGTTGTGCGCCGCCTCGCCCGGCACGCGCCCGCCCGAGAAAGGCAGGTTGTTGTCGTTGGCGACCAGGATGTGGGTCTCGTCCACCGCGATCACGTCCTCGATGGTGAAGAAGGGGAAGCTGAAGTGATCGCCGCCCGCGCCCATGCCCTCGAGCGCCTTGGCATCGGGGTCGGCGATGTTCAGCAGGTCGATCTGGCCAATGCGGCGGATGAAGCCCTCTTCGTCGGTGTCGCTCATGTCGACCAGCACGATGTTCTTCACCTTGGCGGGGTTCGGGTAGCACTCGGCGGTCTCGGTCGCACCCTCGGCGCAGGCCTGCGTCATGTCGCCCTCGCCGTTGTCGCGCTCGATGACCAGCGCGCGGGTCTCGTCGATGAAGTTGAAATCACCGATCGCCGTGGCACCCTCGGCAAGCTGGAACTTCACGCTCTCACCAGTCCATTCCCCTGCTTTAGGGTCGAAAGCGATGACCCGCAGGAAGAGCCCCTCGGTTTCGCCACCCTCGATCAGGATCGGCTTTTCCAGCATCGCCCAAAGCAGGTCCGTGCCCGGCTGCAGCGCCATGCCCTCGTAGCCGCCCGAGCGCTGCACCTGGTAGTCGGTGCCCGCAGTCGCGGGGACAAAAACGCTGTAAGTGTCTGGGCCATGAAGCTCCTTGCCGTCGAGCTTGGTGGCAAAGACATCTTTCACGACGCCGTCGAGCCCGGCGCGGATGATGTAGGGGCCGAACTCGTCGCCGATCCAAACCTCACCGTCCAGCACCTGGATCGACTCCGTGTCGAAGTCGGCGCCGGTCAGATAGCGGCTCTCGGTGCCTTCATAGGCAATGCGGAAGGGCACCTTGTGGTCCGGGTCCGACAGGAAGATCGTCTCGCGGCGCTCGACCGTGCCGGTCTCGAAATCCGGCGCCATGCGGTGGAAGAACAGCATGGCGTCGGGCGAGTTGCGCTTCGAGCCGAAGCCGTTGTCGGTCAGCGTGTAGAAGCTGCCGTCCTCGGCGCGGGTCATGGCAAAACCCGACATGCCCTGCACCGGCTGGCCGATGAAGGGCAGCGAAATGCCGGTGCCGTGGTTGCCGTAGGTCTTGCCGGTGTTGCCCTCGACGCTCATCGCTTGGCCGTTGCGCGCGGCGCCGGTGAACTTGCCGGAGAGCCAGGCATCACGCGGCGCATCCGCCGGCGGCTCGACCAGCGACAGGGCGGGCAGGTAGGCGTGACCGGCGAGCTTGGCCGGAAAGATCTCCTGGGCCGTGGCGGGCGCGGCGGCCGCGCTGGCGAGGGCGAGAAGGGAAAGCGAAAGGCGCATCGGGAACTCCTCGTGGATGCATTGATGCGCCGCTGCTACGGACATTGCGTAACGCTCACGTGGCCGTGATGTGACGCTCCGGTGAAACCCGGCGCCCTGTCATCTTTGCCCAGGTATTCCCGCCGGAGGCATCGGCACGCCCTCAAATGCGAAACGCCCCACCGAACGGCGGGGCGTCTGCAAAACAGCCTGAAACAGGCTCTAACTCAGTAGCGGTAGTGCTCGGGCTTGAACGGCCCTTCCGGCGTCACGCCGATATAGGCCGCCTGCTCGGTCGAGAGCGTGGTCAGCTTGGCACCGACCCGATCGAGGTGCAGCCGCGCCACTTTCTCGTCGAGGTGCTTGGGCAGGATATAGACCTTGTTCTCGTACTGGTCGCCGTTCTTGTAGAGCTCGATCTGCGCCAGCACCTGGTTGGTGAAGGAGGCCGACATCACGAAGCTCGGATGACCGGTGGCATTGCCGAGGTTCAGCAGGCGGCCTTCCGACAGCAGGATGATCTTGTTGCCCGAGGGCATCTCGATCATGTCCACCTGGTCCTTGATGTTGGTCCACTTGTGGTTCTTCAGCGAGGCCACCTGGATCTCGTTGTCGAAGTGACCGATGTTGCCGACGATGGCCATGTTCTTCATCTCGCGCATGTGCTCGATGCGGATCACGTCCTTGTTGCCGGTGGTGGTGATGAAGATGTCGGCGTCGGCCACGACGTCCTCCAGAAGCACCACCTCGAAGCCGTCCATCGCCGCCTGCAGGGCGCAGATCGGGTCAGCCTCGGTCACTTTCACCCGCGCACCGGCACCGGCCAGCGAGGCGGCCGAGCCCTTGCCCACGTCGCCGTAGCCGCAGACCACGGCGACCTTGCCCGCCATCATCACGTCGGTGGCGCGGCGGATGCCGTCCACGAGGCTCTCGCGGCAGCCGTACTTGTTGTCGAACTTCGACTTGGTGACGCTGTCATTGACGTTGATCGCCGGGAAGGGCAGCTGGCCCTTCTTCTGCAGATCATACAGGCGATGCACGCCGGTGGTGGTCTCTTCCGAGACGCCCATGATCGCCTCGCGGGTCTTGGCGAACCAGCCCGGGCTCTGCTCCATGCGCTTCTTGATCTGCGCGTGGATCACCGCTTCCTCTTCCGAGGTCGCCACGCCCAGATCCTCGCCCGCCTCGGCGCGCGCGCCGAGCAGGATGTAGAGCGTCGCGTCGCCGCCGTCGTCGAGGATCATGTTCGCGCCCTCGGGGAACTGGAACGAGCGATCGAGGTAATCCCAGTGCTCTTCCAGCGTCTGCCCCTTCACGGCAAAGACCGGCGTGCCGCCCGCGGCGATCGCGGCGGCGGCGTGGTCCTGGGTCGAGAAGATGTTGCAAGAGGCCCAGCGCACGTCGGCGCCCAGCGCCTTCAGCGTCTCGATTAGCACCGCGGTCTGGATCGTCATGTGCAGCGAGCCGACGATCCGCGCGCCCTTCAGCGGCTGCGCCTCGCCGAACTCGGCGCGGCAGGCCATCAGGCCCGGCATCTCGGTTTCGGCGATGTCGAGTTCCTTGCGGCCAAAGTCGGCCAGCGAGATGTCCTTGACGATATAGTCTTCAGCCATGGTCCGGCGCTCCAATTCGAATATCGGGATTGCTGGGCTGGGTAGCATCCCTTGCTATGCCCCGCAACGTGGATCACAGTCTGGCCTAAACGGAAGCATAATCCGCCAAAGGCAGCCGCGGCATGGACCACACCCCTCCCAGCAACGCTTACGGGCGCTACTGCGTGCCCGCAGGGCTCGAGACGCGCCCCGCGGTGAAGGCCGTCCGGGCCGGCGGAATTTATGAACCTCAGACCATGGCCTTCATGCGCGCCCATGCGGGCGGCAGAGACATCGATCACGCCGGCACCTTCTTCGGCGACGTCCTGCCCGGCGTCGCAGCGGCGATGCTCGACTTCGTCATTCCGCGCGACCGGCAGGTGACGATCGTGCAACTCGACGTCGAGGGTCACGAGAAGCGCGCGCTCAAGAGCGCCTATCACCTCATCCACCGCTGCAGGCGGATCCTGATCCTCGAGAACCGCGGCAACAAGACCTGGATCCAGCGCAGGTTCCGCGGCCTCGGCCACTGGGTCCGCGGCAAGCTGCACGGCAATTTTGTCTACGCCACGGAAGACCTGGACCTCTGAAGATGCCTCCCAAACCCAAGCAACCCCGCGCCTGGCAGCGCATGCTCTCCGGCCGGCGCCTCGACCTGCTCGACCCCACACCGGTGGACATCGAGATCGAGGACATCGCCCACGGACTCGCCTTCGTCGCCCGCTGGAACGGCCAGACCCGGGGCGACTTCCCCTATTCCGTCGCCGAGCATTCGCTGCTGGTCGAGACGCTGTTCTGCCGTCTGTGCCCCAGTGCCAGTCCCGCCGAGAAACTCTTCGCGCTGCTGCATGACGCGCCCGAATACGTCATCGGCGACATGATCTCACCGGTCAAGGCGGCGGTCGGCCCGGGCTACTGCGAGCTCGACAAACGGCTGGCGGCGGCGATCCATATCCGCTTCGGCCTGCCCGCCACGCCCGGCATCCGTCTCAAGAAGCAGATCAAGAAGGCCGACAACGTCTCGGCCTGGATGGAAGCCACCCAGATCGCCGGCTTCTCCGAAACCGAAGCCTCGCGCTTCTTCAAGCGCCCCGACGCTACCCTTGTCGAAGGGCTCGACATCCACCTGCGTCCGCCGGTCGAGGTGCGCCGCGCCTATACCGCGCGCCACGCCGAGCTGCTGGCGCTGCTGTGAGCTGCGCTGGGATCTCCATCCGCCGTGCGGGCACGCTCGATGCGCGGCCGATGGCCGAGCTGCTCAACGAGATCATCGCGCAGGGCGGCACCACGGCGATGACACAGCCCGTCAGCGGAGAGGATCTGCGCCACTGGATGGGCACGCCGCGCGCCGTCTGGCACGTTGCAGAGGACGAGGCGGGCACGTTGCTTGGCTTCCAATGGGTCGAGCCGCACCCGCAACATGGTGACACCGTCGCGCAGATCGCAACTTTTGCGCGGGTCGGCCGCACCGGGCTCGGCATCGGTTCGGCGCTTTTCGAAGCCACCCGCGCCGCCTGCCGCGACGAAGCCTACGCCTGGATCAACGCCGAGATCCGCGCCGACAACGAGGGCGGGCTGATCTACTATCAGAGTCGCGGCTTCGAGGACTACGGCACGATCCGCGACTACCGGCTCGGCGATGGCGGCACCGTAGACAAGGTGCTCAAGCGCTACGACCTCTGAGCCCTGCCGGACAGACGGAAGCCGCGCCCTTGCGAAGCGCGGCCCCTGATTTCTCCTAGGCAGGCATACCGCCGCCGGAGGCTGCGCTTGCCCGGGCGCTGCCCCTCACTTCGGCGAGCGCTTCGCGAGGATGCGCTGCAAAGTCCGGCGGTGCATGTTGAGACGCCGCGCGGTTTCCGACACGTTGCGGTCGCAAAGCTCGTAGACCCGCTGAATGTGCTCCCAACGAACACGGTCGGCGCTCATGGGGTTCTCCGGCGGCGGCGGCAGGTCGTCGCCGCGCGACAGCAGGGCATTGGTGATGTCGGTGGCGTCGGCCGGCTTCGACAGATAGTCGGTGGCGCCGATCTTCACCGCGGCGACGGCGGTGGCGATGGCACCATAGCCGGTCAGCACGACGATGCGGCTGTCGGGGCGCCGCTCGCGGAGCACCTCGACCACGTCGAGCCCGTTGCCATCCTCAAGCCTCAGGTCGACCACGGCATAGGCCGGCGGACGCGCCTTGGCGATGGCAGTGCCGGCCGCGACCGACTCGGCAATCTCGACCTCGAAGCCGCGTTTTTCCATGGCCTTGGCCAGCCGCTTGAGGAAAGGCTCGTCGTCATCGACAAGCAGCAGCGAGCGATCGTCGCCCAGGTCGTCTTGTGTGAGTTCCGCCACGGAGGCCCCCGTCCTATGGACCGGCTTGAAGCGCCGTATGAGAAAATCTCTTATCCCGCCCGCGACATGCGGTCAAATCAAGCCGGCCCCATGCGATTGATGTAGCAGGTGGTACGCTCGGCCAGCTGCACCGGCGACACGTCGCGGCGGAAAAACTCGGCGAAGCCAAGGCCCGGCAGGACGAGGTAGGTAAAGGCCGAATGATCCACCGAGTAGAACTCGGGATCCTCGTCGTTC
The sequence above is a segment of the Alloyangia pacifica genome. Coding sequences within it:
- a CDS encoding universal stress protein — encoded protein: MATETFVVAYENKEGDDGLLDYAIARAKKDDAALLLVHILEWSPYKFLTPQEIEERHARRKQEMARAREVMLDPALAKVHAAGLEGDCRIRYGSVVELVAEIASEAGASMIFVGRSGTQSMAARIFGSVPLGLAQVAPVPTVIVP
- a CDS encoding alanine/glycine:cation symporter family protein, giving the protein MKPIQIALRVGLPALGATLAALPVQAQEAAQTLDDRINEVVGRFTTPFVNFIFAPFPGTSFPWIVLWLVVAATIFTLYFAFVQFRAFPHSIALVSGKYSDPDDAGEVSHFQALATALSGTVGLGNIAGVAVAVSIGGPGATFWMILAGLMGMASKFTECTLGVKYRNEYADGTVSGGPMYYLSKGMAERGFAGFGKVLAICFSIVCVLGSLGGGNMFQANQAHAQLANIIGDYPGWITGVIFAAIVFAVIIGGLKSIAQVTEKIVPFMGVLYVGTALIIILMNYDRIGWALGQIFDGAFTGLGVAGGLVGALIQGFKRAAFSNEAGVGSAAIAHSAVRTKEPITEGFVSLLEPFIDTVVICTMTALVIVITGVLQVDAETGQYIWNAELGRVETLGDVSGVALTSAAFGSAISWFPYVLALAVILFAFSTMISWSYYGLKAWTYMFGEGKFQEVSFKVLFCIFVIIGAAMNLGPVIDFSDAAIFAMALFNIVGLYFLMPIVKAEMNSYMSRLKSGEIKRYA
- a CDS encoding esterase-like activity of phytase family protein produces the protein MRLSLSLLALASAAAAPATAQEIFPAKLAGHAYLPALSLVEPPADAPRDAWLSGKFTGAARNGQAMSVEGNTGKTYGNHGTGISLPFIGQPVQGMSGFAMTRAEDGSFYTLTDNGFGSKRNSPDAMLFFHRMAPDFETGTVERRETIFLSDPDHKVPFRIAYEGTESRYLTGADFDTESIQVLDGEVWIGDEFGPYIIRAGLDGVVKDVFATKLDGKELHGPDTYSVFVPATAGTDYQVQRSGGYEGMALQPGTDLLWAMLEKPILIEGGETEGLFLRVIAFDPKAGEWTGESVKFQLAEGATAIGDFNFIDETRALVIERDNGEGDMTQACAEGATETAECYPNPAKVKNIVLVDMSDTDEEGFIRRIGQIDLLNIADPDAKALEGMGAGGDHFSFPFFTIEDVIAVDETHILVANDNNLPFSGGRVPGEAAHNEFILLEVPELLAAK
- the ahcY gene encoding adenosylhomocysteinase, which gives rise to MAEDYIVKDISLADFGRKELDIAETEMPGLMACRAEFGEAQPLKGARIVGSLHMTIQTAVLIETLKALGADVRWASCNIFSTQDHAAAAIAAGGTPVFAVKGQTLEEHWDYLDRSFQFPEGANMILDDGGDATLYILLGARAEAGEDLGVATSEEEAVIHAQIKKRMEQSPGWFAKTREAIMGVSEETTTGVHRLYDLQKKGQLPFPAINVNDSVTKSKFDNKYGCRESLVDGIRRATDVMMAGKVAVVCGYGDVGKGSAASLAGAGARVKVTEADPICALQAAMDGFEVVLLEDVVADADIFITTTGNKDVIRIEHMREMKNMAIVGNIGHFDNEIQVASLKNHKWTNIKDQVDMIEMPSGNKIILLSEGRLLNLGNATGHPSFVMSASFTNQVLAQIELYKNGDQYENKVYILPKHLDEKVARLHLDRVGAKLTTLSTEQAAYIGVTPEGPFKPEHYRY
- a CDS encoding HD domain-containing protein, which encodes MPPKPKQPRAWQRMLSGRRLDLLDPTPVDIEIEDIAHGLAFVARWNGQTRGDFPYSVAEHSLLVETLFCRLCPSASPAEKLFALLHDAPEYVIGDMISPVKAAVGPGYCELDKRLAAAIHIRFGLPATPGIRLKKQIKKADNVSAWMEATQIAGFSETEASRFFKRPDATLVEGLDIHLRPPVEVRRAYTARHAELLALL
- a CDS encoding GNAT family N-acetyltransferase — protein: MAELLNEIIAQGGTTAMTQPVSGEDLRHWMGTPRAVWHVAEDEAGTLLGFQWVEPHPQHGDTVAQIATFARVGRTGLGIGSALFEATRAACRDEAYAWINAEIRADNEGGLIYYQSRGFEDYGTIRDYRLGDGGTVDKVLKRYDL
- a CDS encoding ActR/PrrA/RegA family redox response regulator transcription factor yields the protein MAELTQDDLGDDRSLLLVDDDEPFLKRLAKAMEKRGFEVEIAESVAAGTAIAKARPPAYAVVDLRLEDGNGLDVVEVLRERRPDSRIVVLTGYGAIATAVAAVKIGATDYLSKPADATDITNALLSRGDDLPPPPENPMSADRVRWEHIQRVYELCDRNVSETARRLNMHRRTLQRILAKRSPK